The Mucilaginibacter gracilis genomic interval CAATATGATCTAAAACCTGTAGCGTATGATAAAAATTATCCTTGTGGCCTTTCCCTTTAATAAATTCCACACCATACAGATCAACCATTTGCGGAAAGATCACCTTTAGCAAGCCGGTATCAAACAATAATTCAAAGCCAACTGAAGGTTTTGCCGATAGGATGATTTTATTCAACTCATCTGTTATCCTTTCCTGCGATACTATGCCGATGCGGTTAGTGTTGGTTTTGATTGCTGCAAGTGCAGTTTCGTCAATATTGAAATTAAGCTGCGATGCAAAACGGATGGCGCGCATAATTCGTAAGGGATCGTCCGAAAACGTTTCTACCGGGTCTAAAGGGGTACGAATCAATTTGTTTTGCAGATCGTTGATACCACCAAAGGGATCAATTAACTGGCCAAACTGCTCGGGATGTAAGGCAATGGCTAAAGCGTTTATGGTGAAGTCGCGCCGTTTTTGGTCGTCTTCTAAAGTGCCGTTCTCAACAATTGGCTTGCGCGACTCTGCCCGGTACGATTCTTTCCTGGCACCAACAAATTCTATCTCCAGGTCGTGATACCTGAGCATAGCTGTACCAAAATTTTTAAATACCGAAAGCGGCACCTTTAGCTGCGAAGCAATTAGCTCGGCAAAAGCAATACCATTACCTATCACAACAACATCAATATCCTTGGATGGGCGGTTTAGGTACAAATCTCGTACAAAACCACCTATAACATAGGCGTCCATGCCGGTTTTACCCGCCGCCTGCGATATAATGTTAAAGATAGGATGTTGCAGATGTTGTTTCATTTAGTTCCTGCCGATGCGGTTAGCCCGGTTTTGCAAACCGCAAAGTTAATTAAATAAGCCTTTAGCCGGGTTATTATTTACGGATAAACTCAAAACGCCCGTCGGGCTCGAGTCTCATAATAGTTGATGGCTTTTTTTCCGAAAGGTCATGCTGTTCCAGGTCAACCACATAATCCACACCGTTTATAATGTCTGCCGATACGGCATTGAAGTTTTTTGGCGAAGCTTGTCCGCTGATATTTGCCGAGGTGGACACAATTGGTTTGCGCAAACGCTGTATCAGTTGTTCGCAAAACTGGTGCCTGGCAACTCTTATGCCTACACTACCGTCTGCGGCAATTAAATTAGCAGCTATGTTGCGGGCGCCTGGCATTACTAAGGTTAGCGGGTTTTCGTTAAACTCAATTAAATCGTAGGCAATATCGGGCACTTCGGTAATGTAAGTTTGCAGTTTACTGTCGTTATCAACCAAAACAATCATGCTTTTGGTTTCATCACGCTGTTTGAGAGTGTATATTTTTTTAACGGCATCGGCATTGGTGGCATCGCAACCAATACCCCAAATTGTATCGGTAGGGTACAAAATTATACCTCCGTTTTGTAATACTTTTAATGCTTTGGCAACTTCGTCTTTAAGCATGGTTTAATACATTTTTGTAAAGGTTTAATAATTGGGTAGCCAGGTTTTTGTTATCAAACTTGCGTGCATAATTCAGGCCCTTATCTACCATGGTTTGTCGCAGTACCTTGTCTGTCAGGATTAAGTTTATCTTTCGTGCCAAATCATTTTCGTCATCCGGCTCAACATATAAACTATCCGGGCCGCCTGCTTCTTCAAGGCACGAACCGCTGGCGGCAATAACAGGTGTGCCCGAAACCAAGGCTTCCAGAACGGGTATCCCAAAGCCTTCATAACGCGAAGGATAAACAAATACCTGCGCCAACTGGTAAATAGCCGGCAAATCTGCAAAAGCAACATCGCTCAGGAATAGTACCCGATGGTAAAGCTGATGTTGTTTAATATATTGCTTAACTTCATCGGCATAAGCAGTATCCTTGCCAACAACTACCAGTTGGATGTTAATTGGTAGCAGCGTTAATGCTTTTACAGCCAGCAATAAGTTTTTACGTTCTTCAATAGTGCCTATCGTAAGCAAAAAATTTAGCGGCAACGCATACTTTAGTTTGATCTCGTTTTTTTTCTCCGGGCTTTGTACAACTTTAAAGCTCTCGTCGCAATCCTGATAAACGGTTTCAATTTTAGTCGGGTTAACTTTTAAAAGCTCTATCAGGTCGGCCTTTGTTTTCTCGCTTATCGCGATGATCTTATCGGCATGTTTGCAGGCATATTTTATTTTTGCAGCATAAATTTTACGGCTAACAAAATCAAAATACTGCGGAAAACGCATAAAGATGAGGTCGTGTATGGTTACTACCGATTTAATACCGCTGTGATGAATACCCAGCGGCAACTCATGGCTTAAGCCATGATACAATTCAATACCATCTCGTTTAAGGTTTTTCACCACAAATATACTTCGCCATAGTGCCGTAAATAGTTTACTTGTAGGTGTTACGGTGGTAGTTGCCGGTAGTGGTGTGGTAAAATTGTTTACTTTGCCCGGCCTTGTTTTAGGAGTGTATAAGAAATAAATATTGTGGGGGTAGTACAAAGTCATCATTTTGATAACACCCCGGCTATAATTACCCAGGCCGGTTGTGTTTAAAAACGCTCTTTTGGCTTCGTATCCTATACGCATTGTTAGTTTTTAAGTTATCGGTTTATGTTTCTTAAATATCTGTTTGATAAGATGTTTCTGAATAAACAAACCGATAACTATTAAATATAACCAACCATTGTTTTTATACCGCTACGTTGTTTTCGCGCAGAGCATTGTTTAATGATGTTTTTTTATCGGTAGACTCTTTACGCTTACCAATAATTAATGCGCAGGGAACATGGTATTCGCCTCCGGGAAATTTTTTAGGGTACGATCCTGGTATAACTACCGATCGCGCCGGAACAAAGCTTTTATATTCAACAGGTGGGTCTTGCGTTACATCAATAATTTTGGTTGAAGCCGTTAAAACAACATTGGCTCCTAAAACCACTTCGCGTTCTAAATGCACGCCTTCTACAACAATAGCGCGCGAGCCCAAAAAGCAATTATCTTCAATAATAACAGGCGCACCTTGTACAGGTTCTAAAACCCCGCCTATACCAACACCGCCGCTTAGGTGTACATGTTTACCAATTTGCGCGCACGACCCTACAGTTGCCCAGGTATCAACCATAGTGCCTTCATCAACATACGCACCAATATTAACGTACGATGGCATCATGATAACGCCTTTAGCCAAAAACGCACCATAACGGGCAATGCCATGTGGTACAACGCGCACGCCCAATTGCTTGTAATTGGTTTTTAACTTCATTTTATCATGAAAAACAAATGGGCCAACCTTTATTTCTTCCATTTCGCAAATAGGGAAGTATAATATCACTGCTTTTTTTATCCATTCGTTAACGTGCCAGCGGCTGCCAATCATTTCGGCAACGCGCAGCTCGCCCCTGTCAAGGCGCTGTATAACGGTTTCAATAGCTTCGGTATATTCTTTAAAAGTGAGCAAATTCCTGTCAACCCAGGCGTCTTCAATTAATTTTTTAAGGTCTTGCATTTGTTGATATTTTTAACAAAATAAATGATTTCTGTAGCTTTTTAATGGCTTTTGATAATAAAACGACGAAGATAATAAAAAATGAAGTATAGGCTGTTTTAAAGATGAGAATGTACAGTTAGGTGGCCTGGTTATTTGATGTTTGCCTTACATTGCTGATTTGTTACCTATTTTTATGACTTTTGTAGATACTTGAATTATGGCTGAAAAAGAAAAACTCCGCATTGATAAATACTTATGGGCAATTAGGGCATTTAAAACGCGTACGCTTGCCGCGGATGCCTGCAAGGCGGGCCGGGTTAAACTAAACGGAAATAATATAAAGCCCTCGCACGAAGTGCATATTGATGAAATTTACCAGATAACAAAAGGTGCCGACCGGAAGACGATAAAGGTAACGGGCTTGTTGGAAACCAGGGTTGATGCTAAAAAGGCAGTAGGCTTTTATGAAGACATTACACCTGTTGAGCAAACGCAGGCGTTTAAAACCATGTTTCATGCGCCCATGTTGAGCCGCGACAGGGGCGCGGGGCGGCCCACAAAAAAAGATAGGCGGGAGATAGACGACCTTAAAGACGATTTTTTTGAGTAATTTATCGTTTTCCTTAATAAAATGTAAAACAAAGCAACCTAAACGTGGTTATTTGCGTATATACGGTTATTAAAAAAAACTAAACATCTATCCTATGCATTATCACTACAAATCATTGTTTGCAAGGCAAACTACGCGTTTTTTAAAACAGTACGCACCTACATTTGAGGAATTTGGAATTCCGATTAGAAATTTGGACAATTTTAAATTGTTTTAGCCTTTTTTCTATCATTAACTAAAAAAAAACATATTTTTTTTATTATTTCTTTACAAGTAATACAATAATTTGTATTTTTATGTAAATATTTATGATTTAAACGATTACGTTAATTTATATTTTCACCAAACGAAAATTGCAGTCTATGAAATTTAAAACTTATCTACTTTTTAAAAATAAAACATACTTATTTTCATTTATGGTAGTTATGCTGGCAAGTATTCTTTGTCCGCATAGGGGCTACAGCCAGGTCGACTATTATTACGGCCAGCATAAAAGAGGCTTGTCTATAGGTATCGGTGGCGGTGTATCTATCTTAAACGCCCACTACCGCGACAATCCTTTAAGCGGCGTGGGCCTGGTTAAAGTTGATTACGACTTTACCCAATATATCAGCGTTGGCGTTGAAGGGCAAATGGGCCAGTTACTGGGCCAGGACGTGGTGCCAAACCGGCAATATTTTCCTTTTTCGCTCGATAATTATTCGTCAGTGAGTTTGGGCGTGCGCGTTAGCGTAGGTGCCATTAAAGATTACCCTACTTCTACCGCTTTGCAGGATGTGATAAAAAAGATATATCTTGGAGTTGGCGGAGGTGTAGTGATGACGCACATTTCATTGGGCGATTACAGGCTTTCAACTAACAAGGGAAGCTATAGTACCCCCCAAATGGACAAAACCTGTTTCGTTATACCGATCAACATCGGCACCAATATTAATTTACCCGGCATACTCGGCGCAGACAAGCTGGAGCTGAACCCCAACTACCAGTTCAATTATTCACGGGATCAATATCTTGACGGAATCGGACCGGCCGATCAATATACCAAGCATGATTATACCGGTTATTCCCTGATATCGTTAACTTTAAAATATAAATTCTAATAACAAAATTCCTGAGCGTAGTTTTGTTGATACAGCCATTTAATTATTCAAATATAAAAGATGAGTGCAAATTATAGAAAGATAGCCATTATTCTTGGATCGGCATTGTTTTGTGCGTGTAAAACGTCAAAAATCATATATGAGGTACCAACTGATGTAAGGCCGTACACGGGTAAAACCCTTACCGCCCCTCCGGGCATGATCTATATTCCGGCAGGTACCATATACGAAAGCAGCACCATAAAAGATTCTATAAACGCCGATACCAGCACGCGCCGGGTGAGCTTAAGTTCCTTTTTTATGGATATGACCGAAGTAAGCAACAAACAATACCGCAAATTTGTGGATTGGGTTGCCGATTCTGTTGCTGTGACCACCTATTTAAAAAACGATCCCAAATTCTTTTATAACGCCAAGCTGAAAAGCAAAACCGCCAGTGCTAAGGGTGCTAAGGCCGATTCGGTTGCCCGGATGATTAACTGGCGCAATATCGATATCAATGGTAAGGTTCCGTTCTGGCAGTCGCACAGCGAAAAATTCCCCGGCCTGGTATCTATGGTTAACGGAAGGAAAACGCTGAACAAGGATATGCTCAAATTTGCTTATACACATGTGCAGGCAGGCGGGCCCAATGCAGGCAAATCAGTAACCGATACCATCAAGATAATGCCCGATAATAACGTTTGGCAGGAAGATTTCCCGAATTCACAGTCAGACTTTTTGGTGAATAACTATTTCCAGTTGAAAGGCTTTGATAATTACCCCGTTGTTGGTGTAACCTGGAAACAGGCCCGTGCCTATACCGGCTGGAGAAATATCATCAGTGCCAGCACCCTGGACAGGAGTTTGGTAGAACTGGGCCTTTCGTTCAGTTTGCCTACCGAGGCCCAGTGGGAATATGCAGCATCGGGCGGTGAGCAAAACATGGAAAATGCAACAGGCAACGTTCAGTCCAAAGATCAGAACGTGGTACCGTCATACATCCAGAAGAAAACAAAAAAGATATTACCGATAGCCAACTTTAAACAGGGCGAAGGTGATTATACCCGGGATGGAGCCATCCAAACGGTACCGGTAAAATCATACGCGCCAAACGTGTTCGGCCTGTATAACATGGCCGGTAACGTAGCCGAGTGGGCCCTTGATGCCTACAGCCCTTCGGCTTTTGAATTTGTTGAAGACCGCGACCCGGTATTGTTACTGGATGCAACAGATGAGGATGCCGACGTGATGAAACGTAAAGTAGTAAGAGGCGGATCATGGAAAGATAATGCAACCGACCTGAATACGGCAACCCGTAATTACGAAGTACAGAATGTGGCCCACTCTTACATCGGCTTCAGGTGTACGATGGCAGCTCCGGATCTGATTACCGAACAGGTAGGAACCCGGAAATACCTTGCTCCCAAAAAGGACAAGAACGCCAAAGTAAAGGCAAGCGGAAAATAGTGACAAAGGCAAGTAAAATTGAATAGGAACAGCAACGTACCCAGTATGAAAAAGAAATTTATTATTGTTTTGTTTATTACATTAGCGGCAAGCTTAACCCTGATGGCCCAAACCAAAAAGAAAAAAGCAAAGGCCCGTACCACGGCTAAAAGAACAATTCACACGGTAAGAACAAAACCCAAACCAAAACCGGTTGATACTACAGCAAAAGCTGCAGTTAACCCCGTGGTTGTTTTGCCGGCAAACAATAAGATAGACACCATCAGGTCGGTGCCTGATAGCGGCGACGGGTATTTGAAAAGTATTGTGCTAACCAAGGCCAGGCCCTTCCCTATATTTGAGCCAAGCCCCAATAACATCAAATACTATCACCAGTATAAACGCGATATCAGCTTTAAAGATGCCCGTAATGCCAAGTTTAATACCACAGGCGCCACCCTCATCGAAGCTATTTTACAGGGCGTTAAAGATCACATCATCACAGCTTATGACCCTACTGCCGTAACCAAAATTAACCCTACAGGTGATGCATTTACCATCCCGATGACGTATAACCAGCTGATGGGCCATTTGGTAGATACCGCACTGGTTGACCAACTGGATAAGGATGGTAACAAGATAGGCAGCGTAAAGCAACTGAATGATTTCAGTCCGGATAAAGTGGTAGGTTACCGCATTAAAGAAGATGTTTACTACGATAAACAACGGGCCAAGGTAGAAACCCATATTGTAGGTATTGCACCCCTAATTACCCTGAAACTATCAAACGGAGATACCGTGGGTACACAGCCGGTATGCTGGTTGCGCTACAGCCAGTGCCGTATTGTATTTGCCAAAATGGACGTATCAGACCCGGACCACAATATGTTTGACGTGAGTATGGATGATATGTTCCTGCAGCGCCAGTTCAACAGTGTAATTGTTGAGGAATCTAATCCGAAAGGCAACCGCATTAAGGACTACATGAAAACCCCGGAAGACCAGGCTAAAGAAGCGGCCCGTATAGAAAAGAAACTGGCCGATTACAAGAAAAACATGTGGAACTACCGCACCGATATTACTGCCGTTTCGGTACCCGATAAAACCAAAACTACCAAACCTAAAAAAACAACTAATGACAATAACACTGGTACGCCTGTGAAGCAATAAACAGAAAAAAATAAAATATGATAAACCAAAAAGGGTTTGAATCTAATTGATTCAAACCCTTTTTGGTTGTATACACTTGGTTAAAAGTTAATACTCTGTTTTACTCTCAGATATTTCCCATAGTTTAAAAGCACCCTGAGCCTCATCGCGAAGGAGCTGAACTATTGGTAACTTCCTGTCGGTCATTTCGCAGGCAATTTCCTCGTAAATAAATTTATCATCAAAACCTATTGCGGCTGCGTCAACTTTGTTGTTTGCGTAATATATTTTGTCTATCCGGGCCCAATAAATAGCACCCAGGCACATGGGGCAAGGTTCGCAACTGGTATAAATTACACATCCTTCCAAAACAAAGGTTTCCAGTTCCTGGCAGGCTAAACGTATTGCCGATACCTCGGCATGCGCCGTAGGGTCGTTTTGCGGAACAACTTTGTTGGCGCTGCGCGCTATAACCATTCCGTTTTTTACAATAACAGCTCCAAAGGGGCCCCCTTGTCCCTGCCTCACATTGTGTTCAGATAGCTCTATGGCCATCCGCATAAATTTTTCGTGCTCTTTGTTGTCCATATGTTTGTATCAATAAAAAAACCCCAACTATATAGCTGGGGTTTAACTATTTTGTTGTGTAAATATTGTTATTTCTTGTCTTTTGCGTATAAATCATTCAGTCTTTTTACAACGTCCTGGGTTACATCCAGGCTTGGGTCGCCAAATAAAACTGTAGGGTTTGCTTTCGAATAAGTTAAAACTAATTTATAACCTTTTTCTTTAGCATATTGTTTTGCAAAATCAGCAATCTTATCATAAAGTTTGCTTTGTTCTGATGCACTTTCGTTTTGGAATTGAGCATTAGCATTTTGCTCATATGTTTGTAATTCTTGTTGTTTACGGCCCAAACGTTGCTCGGTGGATGCTCTTTGGTCGGCACTCATGGTTTGCGCACCTTTTTGGTAATCACCAACTTCACGTTGAAAGGCTTGTTTTTTTGAAATCACGTCGTCATTTGCCGATTTTCCTTTATCCTGCAAACGTTTAGCCATATCCTTGGCATATTCATAGTTATGTACCAGCGTATCCGAGTTCACATATACTATCTCAGCTTTTTCGGGCACTGCGGTGGCGGTTGCTGGTTTGCTTGTGTCTGTTTTAGTTGGGTTACATGCCACTACGGTAGCCACTATTGCTACGGCAAGGCTTGTTTTAATTAATTTGGAAACTGAGGTTTTCATTTATTGAACTTAAAAATTTTGACAAAGATAAACTTTCGGTACAAGTATCCTAATCTTTTGAAAATTCCGGGAATTGTAATGTTTACAAAATTAATGAACAAATAAATACAAACCCGCGCTGTGGCTTGCCTGTTATTTAAGCGGGCAGGTTATTATTACAAGTTGTTTGGGCGCGCCAATAGTAACAAAGTGAGCATGTTTAGAACGATATTTAGCGGAGCGTCTTTTTATCAACAATAACCCATATCTCAGCCAATTTTTGTATTTTTGAAGGTTGTTGATTTTATATTAATTATGAGCGAAGAAAACGAAGATATTAACGAAGAACAAGTAAATAAACCCGAAGAAAAAGAAGATAAATCTACTTATAATGCGGATAATATACAGGTTTTAGAAGGTTTAGAGGCCGTACGTAAGCGCCCCTCTATGTATATTGGCGATACAGGCGCAAAGGGCCTGCACCACTTGGTTTACGAGGTTGTAGATAACTCTATTGATGAGGCCTTAGCAGGCCATTGCGATACCATTAATGTTTTTATTCACGAAGGTAACTCCATTACCGTTATTGATAACGGGCGTGGTATACCTACAGGTATCAATAAAAAAGAAAATAAATCGGCACTGGAAATTGTAATGACAGTGTTGCATGCCGGTGGTAAGTTTGATAAGGATACTTACAAGGTATCGGGCGGTTTGCATGGTGTGGGTGTAAGTTGCGTTAACGCGTTATCAACCCACATGAAAACGTTGGTGTACCGCGAAGGCAAAATATTTACCCAGGAATATGAAAAGGGTAAACCTATGTTTGAGGTTAAAGAAATCGGCGTATCCGACCATACCGGTACTACACAAACTTTCCAGCCCGACCCGGAAATATTTACCTTAACCCTCGAATACAAATACGAAACATTAGCGGGCCGCTTGCGCGAATTGTCTTTCCTCAACAAAGGCATCAAGTTAACTTTAACCGATGAGCGTGTTGTGAACGAAGATGGCAGTTTTCTTAACGAAGTATTTTTCTCGGAAGGCGGCTTGCAGGAGTTTGTAGCTTATTTGGACAGCACCCGTACATCTATCATACCCGAGCCAATTTATCTGGATGGTATTAAAAATGGTATCCCGGTTG includes:
- a CDS encoding CCA tRNA nucleotidyltransferase, producing the protein MKQHLQHPIFNIISQAAGKTGMDAYVIGGFVRDLYLNRPSKDIDVVVIGNGIAFAELIASQLKVPLSVFKNFGTAMLRYHDLEIEFVGARKESYRAESRKPIVENGTLEDDQKRRDFTINALAIALHPEQFGQLIDPFGGINDLQNKLIRTPLDPVETFSDDPLRIMRAIRFASQLNFNIDETALAAIKTNTNRIGIVSQERITDELNKIILSAKPSVGFELLFDTGLLKVIFPQMVDLYGVEFIKGKGHKDNFYHTLQVLDHIAETTTDLWLRWAAILHDIAKPATKRFEEGHGWTFHGHEDKGARMVPKIFAQLKLPLNEKMKLVQKLVQLHLRPIVLAQDIITDSAVRRLLFEAGDDIDSLMLLCKADITTKNEYKIKKYRNNFELVQQKLKQVEERDKIRNWQPPVSGLDIMELFGINEGREVGIIKQKIREAILEGEILNSREAAIDYTIKKGQEIGLKVVANRKSD
- a CDS encoding L-threonylcarbamoyladenylate synthase, which encodes MLKDEVAKALKVLQNGGIILYPTDTIWGIGCDATNADAVKKIYTLKQRDETKSMIVLVDNDSKLQTYITEVPDIAYDLIEFNENPLTLVMPGARNIAANLIAADGSVGIRVARHQFCEQLIQRLRKPIVSTSANISGQASPKNFNAVSADIINGVDYVVDLEQHDLSEKKPSTIMRLEPDGRFEFIRK
- a CDS encoding glycosyltransferase family 4 protein gives rise to the protein MRIGYEAKRAFLNTTGLGNYSRGVIKMMTLYYPHNIYFLYTPKTRPGKVNNFTTPLPATTTVTPTSKLFTALWRSIFVVKNLKRDGIELYHGLSHELPLGIHHSGIKSVVTIHDLIFMRFPQYFDFVSRKIYAAKIKYACKHADKIIAISEKTKADLIELLKVNPTKIETVYQDCDESFKVVQSPEKKNEIKLKYALPLNFLLTIGTIEERKNLLLAVKALTLLPINIQLVVVGKDTAYADEVKQYIKQHQLYHRVLFLSDVAFADLPAIYQLAQVFVYPSRYEGFGIPVLEALVSGTPVIAASGSCLEEAGGPDSLYVEPDDENDLARKINLILTDKVLRQTMVDKGLNYARKFDNKNLATQLLNLYKNVLNHA
- a CDS encoding 2,3,4,5-tetrahydropyridine-2,6-dicarboxylate N-succinyltransferase, which gives rise to MQDLKKLIEDAWVDRNLLTFKEYTEAIETVIQRLDRGELRVAEMIGSRWHVNEWIKKAVILYFPICEMEEIKVGPFVFHDKMKLKTNYKQLGVRVVPHGIARYGAFLAKGVIMMPSYVNIGAYVDEGTMVDTWATVGSCAQIGKHVHLSGGVGIGGVLEPVQGAPVIIEDNCFLGSRAIVVEGVHLEREVVLGANVVLTASTKIIDVTQDPPVEYKSFVPARSVVIPGSYPKKFPGGEYHVPCALIIGKRKESTDKKTSLNNALRENNVAV
- a CDS encoding RNA-binding S4 domain-containing protein, yielding MAEKEKLRIDKYLWAIRAFKTRTLAADACKAGRVKLNGNNIKPSHEVHIDEIYQITKGADRKTIKVTGLLETRVDAKKAVGFYEDITPVEQTQAFKTMFHAPMLSRDRGAGRPTKKDRREIDDLKDDFFE
- the porK gene encoding T9SS ring complex lipoprotein PorK/GldK, which translates into the protein MSANYRKIAIILGSALFCACKTSKIIYEVPTDVRPYTGKTLTAPPGMIYIPAGTIYESSTIKDSINADTSTRRVSLSSFFMDMTEVSNKQYRKFVDWVADSVAVTTYLKNDPKFFYNAKLKSKTASAKGAKADSVARMINWRNIDINGKVPFWQSHSEKFPGLVSMVNGRKTLNKDMLKFAYTHVQAGGPNAGKSVTDTIKIMPDNNVWQEDFPNSQSDFLVNNYFQLKGFDNYPVVGVTWKQARAYTGWRNIISASTLDRSLVELGLSFSLPTEAQWEYAASGGEQNMENATGNVQSKDQNVVPSYIQKKTKKILPIANFKQGEGDYTRDGAIQTVPVKSYAPNVFGLYNMAGNVAEWALDAYSPSAFEFVEDRDPVLLLDATDEDADVMKRKVVRGGSWKDNATDLNTATRNYEVQNVAHSYIGFRCTMAAPDLITEQVGTRKYLAPKKDKNAKVKASGK
- the porN gene encoding type IX secretion system ring subunit PorN/GldN; the encoded protein is MKKKFIIVLFITLAASLTLMAQTKKKKAKARTTAKRTIHTVRTKPKPKPVDTTAKAAVNPVVVLPANNKIDTIRSVPDSGDGYLKSIVLTKARPFPIFEPSPNNIKYYHQYKRDISFKDARNAKFNTTGATLIEAILQGVKDHIITAYDPTAVTKINPTGDAFTIPMTYNQLMGHLVDTALVDQLDKDGNKIGSVKQLNDFSPDKVVGYRIKEDVYYDKQRAKVETHIVGIAPLITLKLSNGDTVGTQPVCWLRYSQCRIVFAKMDVSDPDHNMFDVSMDDMFLQRQFNSVIVEESNPKGNRIKDYMKTPEDQAKEAARIEKKLADYKKNMWNYRTDITAVSVPDKTKTTKPKKTTNDNNTGTPVKQ
- a CDS encoding nucleoside deaminase, with the translated sequence MDNKEHEKFMRMAIELSEHNVRQGQGGPFGAVIVKNGMVIARSANKVVPQNDPTAHAEVSAIRLACQELETFVLEGCVIYTSCEPCPMCLGAIYWARIDKIYYANNKVDAAAIGFDDKFIYEEIACEMTDRKLPIVQLLRDEAQGAFKLWEISESKTEY
- a CDS encoding OmpH family outer membrane protein; the encoded protein is MKTSVSKLIKTSLAVAIVATVVACNPTKTDTSKPATATAVPEKAEIVYVNSDTLVHNYEYAKDMAKRLQDKGKSANDDVISKKQAFQREVGDYQKGAQTMSADQRASTEQRLGRKQQELQTYEQNANAQFQNESASEQSKLYDKIADFAKQYAKEKGYKLVLTYSKANPTVLFGDPSLDVTQDVVKRLNDLYAKDKK